A portion of the Candidatus Pristimantibacillus lignocellulolyticus genome contains these proteins:
- a CDS encoding YhbD family protein, which translates to MDNQEDLISKKDLLMETGISYGQLYRWKRQGLIPDDWFMKQSSFTGQETFFPRRRMIERIRTILAKKDTHSLDGLAELFSPISANRIYLLLDIIEVIDVKPDIANLSIQLWGKHRFTFQEILLIELLDKMKQDIVFTEEDSKEWLMTAKQWAQNLTGTDMQVVIYRRGSVLQYIMMDNNSKYYLDHYCQFIQKYDLSERSKDLSEKLQNVMEG; encoded by the coding sequence ATGGATAATCAGGAGGATTTGATTTCTAAGAAGGATCTGCTTATGGAGACTGGCATTTCGTATGGGCAATTGTATCGTTGGAAACGGCAAGGTCTAATTCCAGATGATTGGTTTATGAAGCAATCGTCTTTCACCGGTCAAGAAACGTTCTTTCCTAGGCGAAGAATGATTGAACGAATTCGTACAATTTTAGCGAAGAAGGACACTCACTCATTAGATGGTTTGGCAGAACTTTTCTCACCAATCAGTGCTAATCGAATATACTTGCTGCTGGATATTATAGAGGTTATTGATGTAAAGCCTGATATTGCTAATCTAAGTATCCAACTTTGGGGGAAACATCGATTCACTTTTCAAGAGATATTGTTAATAGAGTTATTAGATAAGATGAAGCAAGATATTGTATTTACTGAGGAAGATAGTAAGGAATGGCTTATGACCGCAAAGCAATGGGCGCAAAATCTAACAGGAACGGATATGCAAGTTGTTATCTACAGAAGAGGATCAGTACTTCAATATATAATGATGGATAATAATAGTAAGTACTATCTTGATCATTACTGTCAATTTATACAGAAGTATGATTTATCGGAACGGTCGAAAGATTTAAGTGAGAAATTACAAAATGTGATGGAGGGATAG
- a CDS encoding helix-turn-helix transcriptional regulator, which translates to MAIIINIDVMLAKRKMSVTELSERVGITMANLSILKNGKAKAIRVSTLEAICKALECQPGDILEYRSDEETQG; encoded by the coding sequence ATGGCGATAATTATCAATATTGATGTGATGTTGGCTAAAAGGAAAATGAGCGTAACTGAACTTTCCGAGAGAGTTGGAATAACGATGGCTAACCTTTCTATATTGAAAAATGGAAAGGCAAAAGCGATTCGAGTATCAACGTTAGAGGCGATTTGTAAGGCATTAGAATGTCAGCCTGGAGATATTTTAGAATATAGAAGCGACGAAGAAACGCAAGGATAA
- a CDS encoding DUF2975 domain-containing protein → MKRGTTLFLKVAVILIGIPVLALCIFIVPEIANFIAELYPDHNYLKYLVFIDLYAAAIPFYLALHQAFKLLTYIDHNKAFSELSVRALKNIKYYAVIISSLFVVGMPLFYLVAERDDAPGFIVIGMVIIFASMVIAVFAGVLQKLLQEAIDIKSENELTV, encoded by the coding sequence ATGAAACGAGGAACAACACTCTTTTTAAAGGTAGCAGTTATTCTTATTGGCATTCCAGTGCTTGCATTGTGTATATTTATAGTTCCGGAGATAGCGAATTTTATAGCTGAATTATATCCAGATCACAATTATTTGAAATATCTCGTTTTTATTGATTTATATGCAGCAGCGATCCCATTTTACTTAGCTCTGCATCAAGCTTTTAAACTTTTAACTTATATTGATCACAACAAAGCTTTCTCGGAATTATCAGTAAGAGCTTTAAAGAATATTAAATATTATGCAGTAATTATTAGTAGTTTGTTTGTGGTTGGAATGCCACTTTTCTACCTCGTAGCGGAGAGAGATGATGCTCCGGGTTTTATAGTAATCGGAATGGTCATCATTTTTGCTTCTATGGTTATTGCTGTTTTTGCTGGTGTTCTACAGAAACTTTTACAAGAGGCTATTGATATAAAATCGGAAAATGAATTGACAGTCTGA
- a CDS encoding HAMP domain-containing histidine kinase, giving the protein MIITLSYLISIYGDVKYSYLDEDIFGNVINIIAIQAVLFLVAHLSFKRMKKQQLYYEHLQQSERLKMVGQLTAAVAHEIRNPVTVVSGFLHLFNEDPSFSEPVKRKFKLMIDELNTVEQITSQFLMLSKPISDQQPEKVNVKEVIESVTSMLDSYAMLSNNQININVEKDCVISINKIEFKQLLINIIKNALDASDVGQSISILVNRNKNFMEIKIIDEGKGMSEAEIKSLGTPFYSLKSNGTGLGLMICFNIVEKYDGEIHYISSEGNGTTVTIRLPATQDT; this is encoded by the coding sequence ATGATTATTACACTTAGTTATCTCATCTCCATATATGGAGATGTTAAATATTCATATTTAGATGAAGATATATTTGGAAATGTTATTAATATAATAGCCATTCAAGCGGTATTATTTCTTGTTGCTCATTTATCTTTTAAGCGAATGAAAAAGCAGCAACTTTATTATGAACATTTACAGCAATCTGAGCGATTAAAGATGGTAGGACAATTAACAGCTGCTGTAGCTCATGAAATTAGAAATCCTGTAACCGTAGTTAGCGGGTTTTTGCATTTGTTTAATGAAGATCCTTCATTTAGTGAGCCCGTAAAAAGAAAGTTTAAACTAATGATTGATGAATTAAACACAGTGGAACAGATTACATCTCAATTTCTAATGCTATCCAAGCCGATTAGTGATCAGCAACCAGAAAAAGTGAATGTAAAGGAGGTTATTGAAAGTGTTACAAGTATGCTAGATTCCTATGCCATGTTATCTAATAATCAAATTAATATAAATGTAGAGAAAGATTGCGTTATTTCTATTAATAAAATTGAGTTTAAGCAGTTACTAATCAATATTATTAAAAATGCATTAGATGCTTCGGATGTAGGACAATCTATCTCAATCTTAGTAAATAGAAATAAAAATTTTATGGAGATAAAAATTATCGATGAAGGAAAAGGAATGTCAGAGGCTGAAATTAAGTCGCTAGGTACTCCTTTTTACTCATTAAAAAGTAATGGAACAGGTTTAGGATTAATGATTTGCTTTAATATTGTAGAAAAATATGATGGAGAAATTCATTATATAAGTTCTGAAGGCAATGGAACAACGGTCACTATTCGCTTACCGGCTACGCAAGACACATGA
- a CDS encoding LytTR family transcriptional regulator DNA-binding domain-containing protein: MSILMINQLVKRKGNTLLLPEINLEIVSGQCIVIQCNSELGHLLIELLLGTVPASSGQVLFEGDELRHEFKKKTHKIGISLLNDGVYDRLTVKDYFTFYKNLYETTTSIDEVLRRIGLLDHRNSKLSTLSFSEKKRLQLGRAIIHNPSFIILEEPEQNVDIESHIIIRTLIAELRDEGKAILITTSYLADAISITNEVYRLNEHELKKIEIIDEPETAHQEDNKLIVPDTGIDVSSETNIVTTHATHIDNDIDAAIDHTAEVESNQSTLTEQQIEQSEVSIQTEASAPVHIEVRPVRVEKIPAKVEDKIILFDPTEINFIESSDGLSMLHVKGETFPCMLTLNELEQKLKAFGFFRCHRSYIVNLQKVREVITWTRNSFSLILDDNKKSSIPLSKGKLDELKTILGI, translated from the coding sequence ATGTCTATACTTATGATCAATCAACTGGTAAAGAGAAAAGGCAACACATTGTTACTCCCTGAAATTAATCTAGAAATTGTAAGTGGTCAATGTATCGTTATTCAATGTAATAGTGAACTTGGGCATTTGCTTATTGAACTACTTCTCGGTACTGTTCCAGCATCAAGCGGACAAGTACTATTTGAGGGCGATGAATTACGTCATGAATTTAAGAAAAAAACACATAAAATAGGTATTTCTCTTCTAAACGATGGCGTCTATGACCGCCTAACTGTGAAGGACTATTTTACTTTTTATAAAAATCTGTATGAGACAACAACTTCTATTGATGAAGTTCTACGAAGAATAGGTTTACTCGATCATCGCAACAGTAAACTATCTACGTTAAGTTTCTCCGAAAAGAAACGTTTGCAACTAGGCAGAGCTATTATTCATAATCCTTCATTTATTATATTGGAAGAACCTGAACAAAATGTTGATATTGAGAGCCATATTATTATTCGAACATTAATCGCTGAACTTCGGGATGAAGGAAAGGCTATTCTTATTACGACTTCCTACTTGGCTGATGCCATTTCTATTACTAATGAGGTATACAGATTGAATGAACATGAGCTCAAAAAAATAGAGATTATCGACGAACCTGAAACAGCTCATCAAGAGGATAACAAACTGATTGTACCGGATACTGGTATTGACGTTAGTAGTGAAACTAACATTGTCACTACTCATGCTACTCATATTGATAATGATATCGATGCTGCAATCGACCATACTGCCGAAGTAGAGAGTAATCAATCAACGTTAACCGAGCAGCAGATCGAACAGTCTGAAGTATCTATTCAGACAGAGGCATCTGCACCTGTTCATATCGAAGTACGACCTGTTCGTGTAGAGAAAATTCCTGCTAAGGTGGAAGATAAGATTATCTTATTCGATCCGACAGAAATTAATTTCATTGAAAGTAGCGATGGACTTTCCATGCTGCATGTAAAGGGAGAAACATTCCCTTGTATGCTTACCTTGAATGAGCTCGAACAAAAACTTAAAGCATTTGGCTTCTTCCGATGCCATCGCTCGTACATTGTCAACTTGCAAAAAGTACGTGAAGTTATTACTTGGACACGAAATAGCTTTAGCCTTATTTTAGATGATAATAAGAAAAGCTCAATTCCACTTTCCAAAGGCAAGCTTGATGAGTTAAAGACCATTTTAGGCATCTAA
- a CDS encoding ABC transporter ATP-binding protein, with translation MEYQIEVNQLTKAFAHKSALNGVSFQINRGEIFGLLGPSGSGKTTMVKILTSQLVHTSGSVNVFGSDVGNLQNSQQMKRIGILTDNSGLYDRLTVYDNLELFCNLYDVDVKRIEEVLQEVNLIQDKKTIVKQLSKGMKQRVTLARAILHKPELLFLDEPTSALDPTNKQQIHNVLRKLNDAGTTIFLSTHDMQEAEDLCDRIAFLHNGTILELDTPQSLRIKHGDSTINIVLKDGTSINVGQDEAGSKTIGNYMKNGELLTIHSNEPTLGDIFIKLTGRSLQ, from the coding sequence ATGGAATATCAGATTGAAGTCAACCAATTAACTAAAGCATTTGCTCATAAGTCAGCGCTAAACGGAGTTAGTTTTCAAATTAACCGCGGTGAGATATTCGGATTACTTGGTCCAAGTGGCTCCGGTAAAACTACGATGGTCAAAATATTAACCTCTCAACTTGTACACACATCTGGTTCGGTAAACGTGTTTGGAAGCGACGTGGGAAATCTACAGAACTCCCAGCAAATGAAACGGATTGGTATTCTTACAGATAACAGTGGCTTATATGATCGACTTACTGTTTATGATAATTTAGAGCTTTTTTGTAATCTATACGATGTCGATGTCAAACGCATTGAAGAAGTGCTTCAAGAAGTTAATCTTATACAGGATAAGAAAACGATTGTTAAGCAGCTTTCCAAAGGTATGAAGCAAAGAGTAACATTAGCGCGTGCCATTTTACATAAGCCGGAGCTTTTGTTTCTAGACGAACCGACTTCAGCACTTGACCCTACGAATAAACAGCAAATTCATAATGTTTTAAGAAAACTAAATGATGCTGGAACGACAATCTTCCTAAGCACTCATGACATGCAAGAAGCTGAAGATTTATGTGATCGAATTGCATTTCTCCATAATGGAACCATTCTAGAGCTGGATACACCGCAAAGTCTGCGTATTAAACACGGTGACTCAACCATTAATATTGTATTAAAGGATGGTACATCAATTAACGTAGGGCAGGATGAGGCAGGATCTAAAACTATCGGAAATTATATGAAAAATGGAGAGTTGCTTACTATTCATTCTAATGAACCAACTTTAGGCGATATATTCATCAAACTAACTGGGAGGTCACTACAATGA
- a CDS encoding ABC transporter permease has product MTFSIKRVRAIITKDWKDLIKNYYILISILLPLGFAFMISRLGTNDASMLSMPINIALVMTGAFVQASMMAEEKEKSTLRVLLLSPATTLEIMMGKSVLSAVITSIVVAGSIIISGIKVPGLFFLSIMIILSLIIFISLGTIIGLISRTVMETSIVGLPILVIFIYGSVFGSMFDSSVVTKIITYLPTENFSAALMSLQGNGGFSEVKWNIVNLLIWAIFSVILAIFIYGKRRFDK; this is encoded by the coding sequence ATGACATTTTCGATAAAGAGAGTACGTGCAATTATTACGAAGGATTGGAAAGATTTAATTAAAAATTACTATATATTAATTTCAATACTTTTACCTTTAGGCTTTGCATTCATGATATCTCGTTTAGGTACTAATGACGCTAGCATGCTAAGTATGCCGATTAATATTGCATTGGTTATGACCGGTGCCTTTGTTCAAGCATCCATGATGGCAGAAGAGAAGGAAAAAAGCACATTGCGCGTCTTATTACTCTCCCCTGCTACAACGCTAGAAATTATGATGGGCAAAAGTGTTTTATCTGCTGTAATTACTTCAATAGTTGTCGCAGGCTCTATTATAATTAGTGGAATTAAAGTTCCCGGTCTGTTTTTCTTATCTATTATGATTATATTATCACTAATAATTTTTATATCGTTAGGTACTATTATTGGACTTATCTCACGTACTGTAATGGAAACTTCCATCGTAGGATTGCCAATTCTCGTCATCTTTATCTATGGATCTGTTTTTGGTTCTATGTTTGATAGCTCTGTTGTTACAAAGATAATTACTTATCTACCTACAGAAAACTTCTCAGCCGCACTAATGAGTTTACAAGGCAATGGCGGTTTTTCAGAAGTTAAATGGAATATTGTTAATTTGCTTATCTGGGCAATTTTCTCGGTAATTTTAGCAATATTCATCTACGGTAAGCGTCGATTTGATAAATAA
- a CDS encoding MBL fold metallo-hydrolase — MELELYAVKFGESLFHLRNIYRDTNNSEELVKISWSYYIAKHNNKTIFIDTGFREENVAKQWGITFTDVEFELESIINNLSVVDTVIITHSHFDHIENLDLFNNPEIIISKNEYDIALQQCSQSIKEKLLQCNIVTVENEYVYNDLFRFKVIGGHSNGSSVVYFESNNNKYIITGDECYWCDNMLSNRPIGIYSSTENNERFLNDTHSSGLIPLPFHDLKIFEQYSAISKNIVRIL; from the coding sequence ATGGAACTGGAACTCTATGCTGTTAAATTTGGAGAATCTTTGTTTCACTTAAGAAATATATACCGTGATACGAATAATTCGGAGGAACTAGTCAAGATTTCGTGGTCTTATTATATTGCAAAACATAATAATAAAACAATTTTTATTGATACAGGATTTCGCGAAGAAAATGTAGCGAAGCAATGGGGTATTACTTTTACAGACGTTGAATTCGAATTAGAGAGCATTATTAATAACCTAAGCGTAGTTGATACCGTAATTATTACTCACAGTCACTTTGACCATATTGAAAATCTTGACTTGTTTAATAACCCTGAAATTATTATTTCTAAAAATGAGTATGACATTGCACTACAACAATGCTCACAATCCATTAAAGAGAAACTGCTTCAATGCAACATTGTGACCGTTGAAAATGAATATGTTTACAATGACCTATTCAGATTTAAAGTTATTGGTGGTCATAGTAATGGTTCATCTGTCGTTTATTTCGAATCGAATAATAACAAATATATTATTACTGGCGATGAATGTTATTGGTGTGATAATATGCTAAGCAATCGACCAATCGGGATTTATTCGAGTACAGAAAATAACGAAAGGTTTTTAAACGATACTCATTCAAGTGGGTTAATACCACTCCCATTCCATGATCTAAAAATATTCGAACAATATTCAGCGATTTCTAAAAATATAGTCAGAATACTTTAA
- a CDS encoding MetQ/NlpA family ABC transporter substrate-binding protein, protein MRKTKLTSIILLALVLLLAACGNQGGNTVNTNNSTNEATGSNNASNADTGATEEVEEVTIKVGASPIPHAEILNSLVPVLKEQGINLEVIEFTDYVLPNKTLYEKELDANFFQHVPYLDQFNADNGYDLVSVAGVHVEPFGVYSNSLTTISEIKDGAKIAIPNDPSNGGRSLILLAQNGLIELDENAGLEVTVSDIKNNPRGFEFVELEAATIPRVLDEVDIAAINTNYALEAGLNPVEDALIIEDKNSPYVNILVTRPDNQKDEAIVKLIEALKSSEVESFINETYKGAVVPAFN, encoded by the coding sequence ATGAGAAAAACAAAGTTAACTTCAATTATTTTACTTGCATTAGTATTGCTACTTGCTGCTTGCGGAAATCAAGGAGGAAATACGGTCAACACTAACAATAGTACAAATGAAGCAACTGGCTCAAACAATGCAAGTAATGCTGACACAGGGGCTACTGAAGAAGTTGAAGAAGTAACAATTAAGGTAGGAGCATCACCAATTCCACACGCGGAAATTTTGAATTCATTAGTTCCAGTATTAAAAGAACAAGGAATTAATCTTGAAGTTATTGAATTTACTGATTATGTATTGCCTAATAAAACATTGTATGAAAAAGAACTTGACGCTAACTTTTTCCAGCATGTACCGTACCTAGATCAATTCAATGCGGATAATGGTTATGATCTAGTTAGTGTAGCGGGTGTACATGTTGAGCCATTTGGAGTGTATTCCAATAGTCTTACAACTATTTCTGAAATTAAAGATGGTGCCAAAATTGCAATACCAAATGACCCGTCTAATGGCGGTCGCTCGTTAATTCTTCTAGCACAAAATGGCTTGATTGAACTAGATGAAAATGCTGGACTAGAAGTAACAGTTTCTGATATTAAAAATAATCCAAGAGGCTTTGAATTTGTTGAGCTGGAAGCAGCAACAATTCCTCGCGTTCTTGATGAAGTAGATATTGCAGCTATTAATACTAACTATGCGTTGGAGGCTGGTTTAAACCCAGTAGAAGATGCATTGATTATTGAAGATAAGAACTCACCATATGTAAATATTTTAGTTACTCGTCCAGATAACCAAAAAGATGAAGCCATTGTTAAGCTTATTGAAGCTCTAAAATCATCTGAGGTAGAGAGCTTTATTAATGAGACTTATAAAGGCGCTGTTGTCCCGGCTTTTAATTAA
- a CDS encoding ABC transporter permease encodes MISYFDNVRWDEVYKATKQTLIMLEFSLPYIVAIGFVIGILLFLTSSKQMLENKVIYAIISFVVNVMRSVPFVILIIVLLPLTKIIAGTSIGVKGAIPPLVIAAAPFFARLVESALREVDHGVVEAAQAMGATKWQIVWRVMLRESRAGLITAITITMVTLVSYTAMAGIVGGGGIGDLAIRYGHHRYRIDMLIVSVVLIVVLVQLMQMFGDRLVRYFSKKQL; translated from the coding sequence ATCATCTCATATTTTGATAATGTCAGATGGGATGAAGTGTATAAGGCAACAAAGCAAACGTTAATTATGCTTGAATTTTCACTACCGTATATTGTTGCTATAGGCTTTGTCATAGGTATTCTACTTTTCCTGACTTCTAGTAAGCAAATGCTAGAAAACAAGGTTATATACGCCATAATATCCTTTGTTGTTAATGTTATGCGCTCCGTTCCCTTCGTTATATTAATCATAGTGCTGCTCCCACTAACCAAGATAATAGCAGGCACAAGCATTGGAGTTAAAGGGGCAATACCACCACTTGTTATAGCTGCGGCTCCGTTTTTTGCTAGATTAGTAGAATCCGCGCTTAGAGAAGTTGATCATGGCGTTGTAGAGGCTGCACAAGCAATGGGAGCTACTAAGTGGCAAATTGTTTGGCGAGTGATGCTACGAGAATCAAGAGCAGGGCTAATTACAGCAATAACGATTACGATGGTTACCTTAGTATCATATACCGCAATGGCTGGCATAGTAGGTGGCGGGGGAATCGGTGATCTAGCCATTCGCTACGGACATCATCGCTATAGAATTGATATGTTAATTGTAAGTGTTGTACTGATTGTCGTTCTAGTACAGCTCATGCAGATGTTTGGTGATCGACTAGTGCGTTATTTCAGTAAAAAGCAGTTGTAA